A part of Melittangium boletus DSM 14713 genomic DNA contains:
- a CDS encoding B12-binding domain-containing radical SAM protein, which produces MHGRRVLSPVLLLGAGTGEATCGILYLAGYLRRSGIEAFVRLYDGDQTEDEVARSLEALVARVRPRLVGISLKWFHHIHRALLLARTLREIDPHIRIVVGGNTASYWWRELHAFDCFDHIVLGDGERPLLALCQGDPSPPNCVTRAPDGTPRRLPLEYVQGATNSEDIYYSHFDDIFLSHQDRHAFSGWVAPGKGCGENCLYCGGARGNQKAAFGRAKPFLRSEESVRRDHQEIAHRAWQFRYDFSGSSAEFLQGTWAGVDLSRHSCMYFLWGVARMELIDALAQTFEHVHMVLDIGCFSEQQRHEQMRRGLLKPCASDQQLLEIIDNCRRHKNLDIEVSGIAGLPFASAATLKEEVRLVERVMSLDCGVGYQRLEAQPGALVTEHPARFDMVTEARTFTEFLDYFERREPGEVTVPMLRFRDKALEAAVQRTSEHVEALEWKHSEAKRRVTINGRTRLRNTAPSTLRFKLGDWLGHHRVPAKVAQEQVTVVRSVDGTGLVCAPSVSPRRFTDPTLDQGEDGQILLTTLAAFERPTTVASAVAQLGAKVKLDPQSAREVIDHLVDGRFLQPA; this is translated from the coding sequence ATGCATGGCCGTCGCGTCCTCTCTCCAGTCCTCCTTCTCGGCGCCGGAACCGGCGAGGCCACCTGCGGAATCCTCTATCTCGCGGGCTATCTGCGACGCAGCGGGATCGAGGCCTTCGTCCGGCTCTACGACGGGGACCAGACCGAGGACGAGGTGGCACGCTCGCTCGAGGCCCTGGTGGCCCGCGTGCGCCCCCGGCTCGTCGGGATCAGCCTCAAATGGTTCCACCACATCCACCGCGCGCTGCTCCTGGCTCGGACGCTGCGCGAGATCGACCCCCACATCCGAATCGTCGTGGGCGGCAACACGGCGTCGTACTGGTGGCGGGAGCTGCACGCGTTTGACTGCTTCGATCACATCGTCCTGGGCGACGGCGAGCGGCCACTGCTGGCGCTCTGCCAGGGCGATCCCTCCCCGCCCAACTGCGTCACCCGGGCTCCGGACGGCACCCCGCGGCGGTTGCCGCTGGAATACGTGCAAGGCGCCACGAACAGCGAAGACATCTACTACTCGCACTTCGACGACATCTTCCTGAGCCATCAGGATCGCCACGCCTTCTCGGGGTGGGTCGCGCCCGGCAAGGGGTGCGGCGAGAACTGCCTCTATTGCGGTGGAGCCCGCGGCAACCAGAAGGCGGCCTTCGGACGCGCGAAGCCGTTTCTGCGCTCCGAGGAGAGTGTGCGCCGCGACCACCAGGAGATCGCCCACCGGGCGTGGCAGTTCCGCTACGACTTCTCGGGAAGCTCGGCGGAGTTCCTGCAAGGCACCTGGGCGGGGGTCGATCTCTCACGCCACTCCTGTATGTATTTCCTGTGGGGAGTGGCCCGGATGGAGCTCATCGACGCCCTGGCCCAGACCTTCGAGCACGTCCACATGGTGCTCGACATCGGCTGCTTCTCGGAACAGCAGCGGCACGAGCAGATGCGCCGCGGCCTGCTCAAGCCGTGTGCATCGGACCAGCAGCTCCTCGAGATCATCGACAACTGCCGCCGCCACAAGAACCTGGACATCGAGGTCTCCGGAATCGCGGGCCTGCCCTTCGCCAGCGCCGCCACGCTCAAGGAGGAAGTTCGCCTGGTGGAGCGTGTGATGAGCCTCGACTGTGGGGTGGGCTACCAGCGGCTCGAAGCGCAGCCCGGGGCGCTCGTCACCGAGCACCCCGCGCGGTTCGACATGGTGACCGAAGCGCGAACGTTCACGGAGTTCCTCGATTACTTCGAGCGGCGCGAGCCCGGCGAGGTGACGGTGCCGATGCTGCGCTTCCGCGACAAGGCGCTCGAGGCGGCGGTGCAGCGCACGTCGGAGCACGTGGAGGCCCTCGAGTGGAAGCACAGCGAAGCGAAGCGACGGGTCACGATCAACGGACGCACGCGCCTGCGGAACACCGCCCCCTCGACGCTCCGGTTCAAGCTCGGTGATTGGTTGGGACATCACCGGGTCCCCGCGAAGGTGGCACAGGAGCAGGTGACCGTCGTCCGGTCGGTGGACGGAACGGGCCTGGTCTGTGCCCCCTCGGTCAGCCCGCGAAGGTTCACCGACCCGACGCTGGATCAGGGCGAAGACGGGCAGATTCTCCTGACCACCCTGGCCGCCTTCGAGCGCCCGACGACGGTCGCCAGCGCGGTGGCGCAGTTGGGAGCGAAGGTGAAGCTCGACCCGCAATCAGCGCGCGAGGTCATTGATCATCTCGTTGACGGACGATTCCTGCAGCCCGCGTGA
- a CDS encoding LysE family translocator — protein MIDTAALATVLSIYVVGVISPGPNFVAVAHAAVSSSRVNALATMAGIVTVSMFWASAAMLGVHIVFETFPWLALGMRVAGACYLVWYGVRLIMRARRELPVAGTAIGMSVPRAFARGVLTNIANPKAIAFFATIFASARPAQVTPPTLVAMVLGVAVVASTWYGFVALVLSHEGMAMVYRRKKAIVDRLCGGLIVALGVRQLVR, from the coding sequence ATGATCGACACCGCCGCCCTCGCCACCGTGCTCTCCATCTACGTCGTCGGTGTCATCAGCCCTGGCCCCAACTTCGTCGCCGTGGCGCACGCGGCCGTGTCGTCGTCGCGAGTCAATGCGCTCGCCACCATGGCGGGCATCGTGACGGTGAGCATGTTCTGGGCGTCGGCGGCGATGCTGGGGGTGCACATCGTCTTCGAGACGTTTCCCTGGCTGGCGCTCGGCATGCGCGTGGCCGGCGCGTGCTACCTCGTATGGTACGGCGTCCGGCTGATCATGCGCGCGCGGCGGGAACTTCCCGTGGCCGGGACGGCGATCGGCATGAGCGTGCCGCGGGCATTCGCGCGCGGCGTGCTGACGAACATCGCGAACCCGAAGGCCATCGCGTTCTTCGCGACGATCTTCGCGTCCGCGCGCCCCGCTCAGGTGACCCCGCCGACGCTCGTGGCGATGGTGCTGGGCGTGGCCGTGGTGGCGAGCACCTGGTATGGGTTCGTGGCCCTGGTGCTGTCGCACGAAGGCATGGCGATGGTGTACCGGCGGAAGAAGGCGATCGTCGATCGCCTGTGCGGCGGGCTGATCGTGGCGCTGGGCGTGCGCCAGCTCGTACGCTGA
- a CDS encoding sensor histidine kinase, protein MKLRMRLALTTVAVAIPVALCMGWVHLVLQIQAVETALSDYALAHMTSEGHERCEASPETWSQEPPPPRPFWPPSRDNPLGGPPSGPPPGEGRGWGPPPERREDGPPRRRKPRSGTRLYAYDSNLVSRNPQAPTLEPSLANAMRQGEDVASHAPGFGPGGPREALVRMPWSGPCAFVLVQWQGRPGPRDEGFSPIPLEFWLLPTLLALVGVLLALGPVVRRLRQLTDEVKIFVRSTYQGRITVRGDDEITELARAFDEAGREVNAQMDLKEKREQTLRSFLENTTHDVMIPLTVLQGHLAEIQGKTARGEPMEASVVAAASQEAHYMAALIHNLGAAARLEAGEPGMQRVSVDLNALVARCLGRHRPIARQQGVQLEHAVPEPPVHVLGDDTLIEQAVSNVIYNAVRYNARGGHVAVVLEREAGATFRLRVLDDGPGIPEHELPHIMERHVRGDAARTRGPGGHGLGLNIASRVTALHGWKLQLGRSEYGGLQVDFLGEELPPAPGQAAPETG, encoded by the coding sequence TTGAAGCTGCGGATGCGGCTGGCCCTCACCACGGTGGCGGTGGCCATCCCCGTCGCGCTCTGCATGGGATGGGTCCACCTCGTCCTCCAGATTCAAGCGGTGGAGACGGCCCTGTCCGACTACGCGCTGGCCCACATGACCTCCGAGGGCCACGAGCGCTGCGAGGCCTCGCCGGAGACGTGGAGTCAGGAGCCGCCTCCACCCCGCCCCTTCTGGCCGCCCTCGCGCGACAATCCCCTGGGTGGCCCTCCCAGCGGTCCACCCCCCGGAGAAGGACGCGGGTGGGGTCCTCCCCCGGAGCGCCGCGAGGACGGCCCTCCCCGCCGGAGGAAACCCCGGAGCGGCACGCGGCTGTACGCGTACGACTCGAATCTGGTGTCTCGCAACCCCCAGGCACCCACCCTGGAGCCCTCGCTCGCGAACGCCATGCGCCAGGGCGAGGACGTGGCCAGCCACGCCCCGGGATTCGGACCCGGCGGCCCCCGGGAAGCGCTCGTGCGCATGCCCTGGAGCGGGCCCTGCGCCTTCGTGCTCGTGCAGTGGCAGGGACGGCCCGGACCCAGGGACGAGGGCTTCTCCCCCATTCCGCTCGAGTTCTGGCTGCTGCCCACGCTGCTCGCGCTCGTCGGCGTGCTGCTCGCGCTCGGGCCGGTGGTGCGCCGCCTGCGCCAGCTCACGGACGAGGTGAAGATCTTCGTGCGCAGCACCTACCAGGGCCGCATCACCGTGCGCGGCGACGATGAAATCACCGAGCTGGCGCGCGCCTTCGACGAGGCCGGCCGCGAGGTCAACGCGCAGATGGACCTCAAGGAGAAGCGCGAGCAGACGCTGCGCTCCTTCCTGGAGAATACCACGCACGACGTGATGATCCCCCTGACGGTGCTCCAGGGCCACCTGGCGGAAATCCAGGGGAAGACGGCGCGGGGCGAGCCGATGGAGGCCTCGGTGGTGGCGGCGGCGAGCCAGGAGGCCCACTACATGGCGGCGCTCATCCACAACCTGGGGGCCGCGGCCCGGCTGGAGGCCGGCGAGCCCGGAATGCAACGCGTGTCCGTGGACCTGAACGCCCTGGTGGCGCGGTGCCTGGGCCGCCATCGCCCCATCGCGCGCCAGCAGGGCGTGCAGTTGGAGCACGCCGTGCCCGAGCCGCCCGTGCACGTGCTCGGGGATGACACGCTGATCGAGCAGGCGGTGAGCAACGTCATCTACAACGCCGTGCGCTACAACGCGCGAGGAGGCCATGTGGCGGTGGTGCTCGAGCGCGAGGCGGGCGCCACCTTCCGCCTGCGCGTGTTGGACGACGGGCCCGGCATTCCCGAACACGAGCTGCCCCACATCATGGAGCGGCATGTGCGCGGCGACGCGGCGCGCACCCGCGGGCCGGGAGGACACGGCCTGGGCCTCAACATCGCCTCGCGCGTGACGGCGCTCCACGGCTGGAAGCTCCAACTGGGCCGCTCCGAATATGGAGGACTCCAGGTGGACTTCCTCGGCGAGGAGTTGCCTCCCGCGCCCGGGCAGGCGGCGCCAGAAACCGGGTAG
- a CDS encoding response regulator transcription factor, producing MGERILLIEDDPQLGAQIADFLGRAGFEPTWWTVGRALPANEAATYRLIILDLMLPGTYGLDILRELREGSGSDIPVLILSARNDTADKVRALKLGADDYMTKPFWPEELVERVRARLRRPVLQRQGLVELGTLRVDLESREVQVAGRPVELTRVEFDLLVALARRPGAAVTRQWLAENVLDPEREGTERTLDVHVSRLRRKLGPGKHIETVWGIGYRLGEGEEP from the coding sequence ATGGGAGAACGCATCCTCCTCATCGAGGACGATCCACAACTGGGCGCGCAGATCGCCGACTTCCTGGGCCGGGCGGGGTTCGAGCCCACCTGGTGGACGGTCGGCCGGGCCTTGCCCGCGAACGAGGCCGCCACCTACCGGCTCATCATCCTGGACCTGATGCTGCCAGGCACCTACGGCCTGGACATCCTCCGGGAGCTGCGCGAGGGCTCGGGCTCCGACATCCCCGTCCTCATCCTCAGCGCGCGCAACGACACCGCCGACAAGGTGCGGGCACTCAAGTTGGGCGCCGACGACTACATGACCAAGCCCTTCTGGCCCGAGGAGCTCGTGGAACGGGTGCGCGCGCGCCTGCGCCGGCCCGTGCTCCAGCGCCAGGGACTCGTGGAGCTGGGCACCCTGCGCGTGGATCTCGAGTCGCGCGAGGTCCAAGTGGCCGGCCGGCCCGTGGAACTCACCCGCGTGGAGTTCGATCTGCTGGTGGCGCTCGCCCGCCGGCCCGGCGCGGCGGTGACCCGCCAGTGGCTCGCGGAGAACGTGTTGGATCCGGAGCGCGAGGGCACCGAGCGCACCCTGGACGTGCACGTGTCCCGGCTGCGCCGCAAGCTCGGCCCCGGCAAGCACATCGAAACGGTGTGGGGCATCGGCTACCGGCTGGGCGAGGGAGAAGAACCTTGA
- a CDS encoding oxygenase MpaB family protein, translated as MSRDFLMLDGHETSRLLDSMRARCDPLADAVIQELFAHGQVGSANALMKHLVAHETVALEQMPEPLRSYFAHSGRMPEWVDPELLHEGQAMFNRCGPLAVVALVCAALPTCYAGAQGVQVLHLTARMEKDILRRVVETAQLVVDVMGPGGLSPGGWGIRDAQKVRLMHAAVRYLVHRSGRWNPEWGQPVNQEDMAGTLLTFSVVTLRALVKLGYTPTRREAQAYYHAWRLVGFLMGVDERLLPERVEEGNALADIIFSRVFAPSEEGRAMTSVLIERLDHLLPGHIFEGVSASLIRYLVGDSTADLLAVPPSDGALSLLEPLRALGRLMEEGSDGGGMMARVCERFGRRLLKSIVWVGRGGERPPFRIPDVLRESWRVEEREGYPAGAA; from the coding sequence ATGTCGAGGGACTTCCTGATGTTGGATGGACACGAGACAAGCAGGCTGTTGGACTCGATGCGCGCGCGGTGCGATCCCCTGGCGGACGCGGTGATCCAGGAGCTCTTCGCGCATGGGCAGGTGGGCTCGGCCAACGCCTTGATGAAGCACCTGGTGGCGCACGAGACGGTGGCATTGGAGCAGATGCCCGAGCCGCTGCGGAGCTACTTCGCGCACAGCGGCCGGATGCCCGAGTGGGTGGACCCCGAGCTGCTGCACGAGGGTCAGGCGATGTTCAACCGGTGTGGCCCGTTGGCGGTGGTGGCGCTCGTGTGCGCGGCGCTGCCCACCTGCTACGCGGGCGCACAAGGTGTGCAGGTCCTGCACCTGACGGCGCGCATGGAGAAGGACATCCTGCGGCGCGTGGTGGAGACGGCGCAGCTGGTGGTGGACGTCATGGGTCCGGGCGGTTTGTCGCCCGGAGGGTGGGGCATCCGGGACGCCCAGAAGGTGCGGCTGATGCACGCCGCGGTGCGCTACCTGGTGCACCGCAGTGGCCGGTGGAATCCGGAGTGGGGCCAGCCCGTCAACCAGGAGGACATGGCGGGCACGTTGCTCACCTTCTCGGTGGTGACGTTGAGGGCGCTGGTGAAGCTCGGCTACACGCCCACGCGGCGCGAGGCCCAGGCCTACTACCACGCATGGCGGTTGGTGGGCTTCCTCATGGGGGTGGACGAGCGGCTGCTGCCCGAGCGCGTGGAGGAGGGCAACGCGCTGGCGGACATCATCTTCTCGCGGGTGTTCGCTCCCAGCGAGGAGGGGAGGGCGATGACGAGCGTGCTCATCGAGCGCCTGGATCATCTGCTGCCGGGTCATATCTTCGAGGGGGTGAGCGCCTCGCTCATCCGCTACCTGGTGGGGGATTCGACGGCGGATCTGCTCGCGGTGCCACCCTCGGACGGCGCGCTCTCCCTGCTGGAGCCCCTGCGGGCGCTGGGACGGCTGATGGAGGAGGGGAGTGATGGAGGTGGGATGATGGCCCGGGTGTGCGAGCGATTCGGCCGCCGGCTCCTCAAGAGCATCGTCTGGGTGGGCCGTGGGGGTGAGCGCCCGCCCTTCCGCATACCGGACGTGCTGAGAGAATCCTGGCGGGTGGAGGAGCGGGAAGGGTATCCAGCGGGCGCGGCCTGA
- a CDS encoding DMT family transporter, translating to MKPYLLLGISIALEIMATSALRASEGFSRLVPSVVVLVGYCSAFYLMSQVLKALPLGFTYAVWSGVGTACTAMIGWWFFRDAFHWGAVAGIALIIAGVVVLNLSGAVRH from the coding sequence ATGAAGCCCTATCTGCTGCTTGGTATCTCCATCGCCCTGGAAATCATGGCCACCAGCGCACTGCGTGCGAGCGAGGGGTTCAGCCGGCTCGTGCCGAGCGTGGTGGTGCTGGTGGGCTACTGCTCGGCCTTCTACCTGATGAGCCAGGTGTTGAAGGCGCTGCCCCTGGGCTTCACGTACGCGGTGTGGAGCGGCGTGGGCACGGCGTGTACGGCGATGATTGGCTGGTGGTTCTTCCGGGATGCGTTTCACTGGGGGGCGGTGGCGGGCATCGCCCTCATCATCGCGGGAGTGGTGGTGCTCAACCTGAGCGGTGCGGTACGGCACTGA
- a CDS encoding 4-alpha-glucanotransferase, translating to MSRTTLSEDFRRHVTAALAALGVRNLVLSLQDPSFPSAPGEDGGRGSPYAEGGLRFLEFARELGFNGIQLGPQGQTSEDNASPYDGTLFSRNVLNVALGPLTREEPWGALLSPERVRALWAEHSGTGARVRHRAFFRAQEQALEEAWATFQFKRAQAVPGSAISRLAERFDAFRHEHQAWLERDALYDVLCAEHGRGWWRQWSSEWDRRLWNPRPGEAEAFAHRRRVLQAKYAGQLEAYAFRQFLVHAQHAELREHTAAWGLKLYGDLQIGYSPRDAWAWQGLFLGSYLMGAPPSRTNPEGQPWNYPVLDPALYHAPPDPADAYAPVPRPGPVLWFMAARVDKMLAEYDGLRIDHPHGLVCPWVYRADEPEPLRAVQGGARLFSSPDLPDHPELAHWAIVPPEGVDRSVPRYADGWVRELSAAQVSRYSTLFDAIVAAAHARGRDVSDLLCEVLSTMPHPLQRVTARYGLGRFRVTQKADLTNPRDVYRSENAEPADWIMLGNHDTKSIWALAERWHAAGEARAQADYLAWRLHPEEAGRADFARSLLEEPGLLVQAKFADLFVSRARNVMVFFADLLGMTETYNAPGTVNEENWSLRVPRDYRGEYARKLGKNAALNLPLALAMALRAGGEAARAQHGPLIEALERLARESRSL from the coding sequence ATGTCCCGAACGACCCTGTCCGAAGACTTCCGGCGACACGTGACGGCGGCCCTGGCCGCGCTCGGTGTGCGCAATCTGGTGTTGAGCCTGCAGGATCCCAGCTTCCCCTCGGCTCCGGGAGAGGACGGAGGACGGGGTTCGCCCTACGCCGAGGGGGGCCTGCGCTTCCTCGAGTTCGCGCGGGAGCTGGGCTTCAACGGCATCCAGCTGGGCCCCCAGGGGCAGACGTCCGAGGACAACGCCTCGCCGTATGACGGCACGCTCTTCTCGCGCAACGTGCTCAACGTGGCGCTCGGCCCGCTGACCCGGGAGGAGCCCTGGGGCGCGTTGTTGAGCCCCGAGCGCGTGCGGGCGCTCTGGGCGGAGCACTCCGGCACGGGGGCCCGGGTGCGGCACCGCGCGTTCTTCCGGGCCCAGGAGCAGGCGTTGGAGGAGGCCTGGGCCACCTTCCAGTTCAAGCGGGCCCAGGCCGTGCCAGGTAGCGCCATCTCCCGGCTGGCGGAGCGCTTCGACGCCTTCCGGCACGAGCATCAGGCCTGGCTGGAGCGGGACGCGCTCTATGACGTGCTGTGCGCGGAGCATGGGCGGGGCTGGTGGCGGCAATGGTCGAGCGAGTGGGATCGGCGGCTGTGGAACCCGCGTCCGGGCGAGGCGGAGGCGTTCGCCCATCGCCGGCGCGTGCTCCAGGCGAAGTACGCCGGGCAGCTGGAAGCGTATGCCTTCCGGCAGTTCCTCGTGCACGCGCAGCACGCGGAGCTGCGTGAGCACACAGCGGCGTGGGGCCTGAAGCTGTACGGGGATTTGCAGATTGGTTATTCGCCGCGCGATGCGTGGGCGTGGCAGGGGTTGTTCCTGGGCTCGTACCTGATGGGGGCGCCACCCAGCCGCACCAATCCCGAGGGCCAGCCCTGGAACTACCCGGTGTTGGATCCCGCGCTCTACCACGCGCCGCCGGATCCAGCGGATGCCTACGCGCCGGTGCCGCGGCCCGGTCCGGTGCTCTGGTTCATGGCCGCGCGGGTGGACAAGATGCTGGCCGAGTACGACGGACTGCGCATCGATCATCCTCACGGGCTCGTGTGTCCCTGGGTCTACCGCGCGGACGAGCCGGAGCCCTTGCGCGCGGTGCAGGGCGGGGCGCGGCTCTTCTCCTCGCCGGATCTGCCGGACCACCCGGAACTCGCGCACTGGGCGATCGTTCCGCCGGAGGGGGTGGACCGCTCGGTGCCGCGCTACGCGGACGGGTGGGTGCGCGAGCTGAGCGCGGCCCAGGTGTCCCGGTACAGCACCTTGTTCGACGCCATCGTCGCGGCGGCGCACGCGCGGGGGCGGGACGTGTCGGATCTGCTGTGCGAGGTGCTCAGCACCATGCCCCATCCGCTCCAGCGGGTGACGGCTCGGTACGGGCTGGGACGCTTCCGGGTGACGCAGAAGGCGGACCTGACGAATCCCCGGGATGTGTACCGGTCGGAGAACGCGGAGCCCGCGGATTGGATCATGCTGGGCAATCACGACACGAAGTCCATCTGGGCGCTGGCCGAGCGGTGGCATGCCGCGGGCGAGGCGCGGGCGCAGGCGGACTACCTGGCGTGGCGGCTCCATCCGGAGGAGGCGGGGCGGGCGGACTTCGCGCGGAGCCTGCTGGAGGAGCCGGGGCTGCTCGTGCAGGCGAAGTTCGCGGACCTGTTCGTGAGCCGGGCGCGCAACGTGATGGTGTTCTTCGCGGACCTGCTGGGGATGACGGAGACGTACAACGCGCCCGGCACGGTGAACGAGGAGAACTGGAGCCTGCGCGTGCCCCGGGACTACCGGGGCGAGTACGCGCGCAAGCTCGGGAAGAACGCGGCGTTGAACCTGCCGCTCGCCCTGGCGATGGCCCTGCGCGCGGGCGGCGAGGCGGCGCGCGCCCAGCACGGGCCGCTCATCGAGGCCCTGGAGCGGCTGGCCAGGGAGTCGCGCTCCCTCTGA
- a CDS encoding AMIN-like domain-containing (lipo)protein, whose protein sequence is MKRRGLAVPTLGLMVCLAGVGCSKDSAPPPARAAEPPTAPAPAPANKDTPAPVTPPPATAQPTPAEPAPAPAPAAPAPAKVGEWMERKLELSRPELKPVTLREVRAARNDGFDRVVFQFDSDQVPGYRIEYLDTPAINCGSGDPIPLAGQGRLQVSLQPAQAHENGQSTLAERARKPALPLLEEMKLTCDFEAEVTWVLGVKEPHAYRVLELKEPTRLVVDVRH, encoded by the coding sequence ATGAAGCGCAGAGGACTCGCGGTACCGACGCTGGGACTCATGGTCTGCCTCGCGGGGGTGGGTTGCAGCAAGGACAGCGCGCCCCCGCCCGCCCGCGCCGCGGAGCCGCCCACCGCCCCGGCTCCGGCTCCGGCCAACAAGGACACCCCCGCCCCCGTCACGCCTCCGCCCGCCACCGCCCAGCCCACTCCCGCCGAGCCCGCCCCCGCCCCTGCCCCCGCCGCTCCGGCTCCGGCCAAGGTCGGCGAGTGGATGGAGCGCAAGCTGGAGCTCTCACGCCCCGAGCTGAAACCGGTGACGCTGCGCGAGGTGCGCGCCGCCCGCAACGACGGCTTCGACCGCGTGGTGTTCCAGTTCGACTCGGACCAGGTGCCGGGCTACCGGATCGAGTACCTCGATACCCCCGCCATCAACTGCGGCTCGGGAGATCCCATCCCCCTCGCCGGCCAGGGCCGCTTGCAGGTGAGCCTCCAGCCCGCCCAGGCGCACGAGAATGGCCAGAGCACGCTCGCCGAGCGCGCGCGCAAGCCCGCCCTCCCCTTGCTCGAGGAGATGAAGCTGACGTGTGACTTCGAGGCCGAGGTCACCTGGGTGCTCGGGGTGAAGGAGCCCCACGCCTACCGGGTGCTGGAGCTCAAGGAGCCCACCCGGCTCGTGGTGGACGTGCGCCACTGA
- a CDS encoding pyridoxal phosphate-dependent aminotransferase, with product MALELSSLFGPRRDDTVGTMARGLQGSEILRIAAEIRELVAQGRQVCNLTVGDFDPSQFPIPSALGEGIAAGLTAGETNYPPSDGVLPLRQAVLRFYERALGLRYPLESVLITAGARPIIYGLFRTVLDAGDTVVYPVPSWNNNHYAHMMGVRKVEVRTDAEHGFMPTVEQLAPHLSEARLLCLCSPLNPTGTMISPEALRDIGQRVVEENRRREALGTKPLLLLFDQIYWTLTFGQARHVTPLELVPELAPYTVFVDGISKAFAATGVRVGWALGPPSIISRMKDVLGHVGAWAPKAEQGAVARFLEDVPAMSGFLESMRKRLDERLVALHQGFTAMREAGLPVRSIAPQGAIYLSVQFELVGRAGLRTNNDIRKLLLDKAGFALVPFQAFGLMEDTGWFRLSVGAVSLEDIRAALPRVESVLRAVGP from the coding sequence ATGGCTCTTGAACTCAGTTCCCTGTTTGGTCCCCGGCGGGACGACACCGTTGGCACCATGGCCCGGGGTCTCCAGGGCAGTGAAATCCTGCGCATCGCGGCGGAAATCCGCGAGCTGGTGGCCCAGGGACGGCAGGTGTGCAACCTCACCGTGGGGGATTTCGATCCGAGCCAGTTCCCCATTCCCTCCGCCCTGGGCGAGGGCATCGCCGCGGGGCTGACGGCGGGCGAGACGAACTATCCGCCCTCGGACGGCGTGCTGCCCCTGCGCCAGGCGGTGCTGCGCTTCTACGAGCGGGCCCTGGGCCTGAGGTATCCCCTCGAGAGCGTGCTCATCACCGCGGGCGCGCGGCCCATCATCTATGGCCTGTTCCGCACGGTGTTGGACGCGGGTGACACGGTCGTCTACCCGGTGCCGTCGTGGAACAACAACCACTACGCGCACATGATGGGCGTGCGCAAGGTGGAGGTGAGGACGGACGCCGAGCACGGTTTCATGCCCACCGTGGAGCAACTGGCGCCGCACCTGTCCGAGGCCCGCCTGTTGTGCCTGTGCAGTCCGCTCAACCCCACCGGGACGATGATCTCCCCCGAGGCCCTGCGCGACATCGGCCAGCGCGTGGTGGAGGAGAACCGCCGGCGCGAGGCGCTGGGCACCAAGCCCCTGCTGCTCCTGTTCGATCAGATCTACTGGACGCTCACGTTCGGGCAGGCCCGGCACGTGACGCCGTTGGAGCTGGTCCCGGAGCTGGCGCCCTACACGGTGTTCGTGGACGGCATCTCCAAGGCGTTCGCGGCCACGGGAGTCCGGGTGGGCTGGGCGCTGGGGCCTCCCTCCATCATCTCGAGGATGAAGGACGTGCTGGGCCATGTGGGCGCATGGGCCCCCAAGGCCGAGCAGGGCGCGGTGGCGCGCTTCCTGGAGGACGTGCCGGCCATGTCGGGCTTCCTGGAGTCCATGCGGAAGCGGCTGGACGAGCGGCTGGTGGCGCTCCACCAGGGCTTCACGGCGATGCGGGAGGCCGGTCTGCCCGTGCGCTCCATCGCGCCGCAGGGCGCCATCTACCTGTCGGTCCAGTTCGAGCTGGTGGGCCGCGCGGGGCTGCGCACCAACAACGACATCCGCAAGCTGCTGCTGGACAAGGCGGGCTTCGCGCTGGTGCCCTTCCAGGCCTTTGGCCTGATGGAGGACACGGGGTGGTTCCGCTTGTCGGTGGGGGCCGTGTCGCTGGAGGACATCCGCGCGGCGCTGCCCCGGGTGGAGTCCGTGCTGCGCGCGGTGGGCCCGTAG